Proteins encoded by one window of Venturia canescens isolate UGA chromosome 2, ASM1945775v1, whole genome shotgun sequence:
- the Ts gene encoding thymidylate synthase, giving the protein MSVDTNSHSTDGHVEKVHDEYQYLQLIEKIISQGTERGDRTGVGTFSIFAPQMRFNLRDDILPLLTTKRVFWKGVVEELLWFIKGSTNAKELTDKGVHIWDSNSSRAFLDSCGFNEREEGDLGPIYGFQWRHFGAEYTNMHADYTGQGIDQLQDVIDTLKNNPNDRRIIISAWNPVDIPKMALPPCHCFVQFYVSNNELSCHLYQRSADVGLGVPFNIASYSLLTYMIAHVTNLKPGELVHTMGDCHIYTNHVEALQEQTKRAPRPFPKLKIKRQVKNIDDFVAEDFELIGYNPHPKISMPMAV; this is encoded by the exons ATGTCAGTAGATACTAACAGTCATAGCACAGATGGCCATGTCGAAAAAGTACACGATGAATATCAATATTTACAACTCATTGAGAAAATCATTTCTCAAGGAACAGAGAGAGGTGATCGAACTGGCGTGGGGACATTTTCCATCTTCGCTCCACAAATGCGATTCAATCTTCGAGACG ATATTTTACCACTGTTAACAACAAAAAGAGTCTTCTGGAAGGGTGTAGTTGAAGAACTGTTGTGGTTCATCAAAGGGTCAACAAATGCCAAAGAGTTGACTGACAAGGGTGTTCATATATGGGATTCTAATAGCTCCAGAGCTTTTTTAGACTCTTGTGGCTTCAATGAAAGGGAAGAGGGTGATTTGGGCCCAATTTATGGATTTCAGTGGAGACATTTTGGGGCTGAATACACAAATATGCATGCTGATTACACTGGTCAGG GTATCGATCAGCTTCAGGATGTAATAGACACGTTGAAAAACAACCCCAATGACAGACGTATCATAATTTCTGCATGGAATCCAGTCGATATTCCAAAAATGGCACTTCCACCTTGTCActgttttgtacaattttacGTCAGTAACAATGAATTATCGTGTCATCTTTATCAGCGAAGCGCGGACGTTGGACTTGGTGTACCATTCAACATTGCATCTTACTCGCTGTTGACTTATATGATTGCACATGTAACAAACCTTAAG cCTGGAGAACTCGTGCACACGATGGGTGATTGTCACATCTACACGAATCACGTGGAAGCTTTACAAGAGCAGACAAAGAGGGCTCCAAGGCCATTCCCCAAATTAAAAATCAAGAGGCAGGTAAAAAACATTGATGACTTTGTTGCCGAAGACTTTGAGCTTATTGGATACAATCCGCATCCCAAAATATCAATGCCCATGGCTGTTTGA
- the LOC122405765 gene encoding transmembrane protein 184C, translating into MAGICRKWRLWILPVLTCLYALLIIVLVPILLANSIKNGLKKQDQGALVGGAFVLLALPIAFYEIIQHMIHYTQPRLQKYIIRILWMVPIYASNAWLGLVYPEGSIYVDSLRECYEAYVIYNFMMYLLAYLNEDRQLEHRLEISPQVHHMFPLCCLPKWEMGREFVHMCKHGILQYTVVRPISSLISFICALNGVYGEGEFRGDVAFPYMIAFNNLSQFIAMYCLVLFYRANAEALQPMKPIGKFLCIKAVVFFSFFQGVLIALLVYCDVISSIFDTDNTNDIRNISSKLQDFLICIEMFLAAVAHHYSFSYKPYVNLAQSQAWWDAFRAMWDVSDVHNDIKEHLEVVGSSLSRRIRGRGAYQQAWGSANERTSLLPDLPAPVVTTARSAPANVFVTGRMTNGETSGYASNVLEYSPGPMDQSPDPLENGNQVIT; encoded by the exons ATGGCTGGAATATGTAGAAAATGGCGTTTGTGGATCTTACCAGTCCTCACTTGTCTCTATGCTCTCCTAATAATTGTCTTAGTGCCAATACTCTTGGCTAATTCTATTAAAAATGGCTTAAAAAAGCAGGACCAGGGTGCTTTGGTTGGAGGAGCGTTTGTCTTACTTGCTCTCCCCATAGcgttttatgaaataattcagcATATGATACATTATACACAGCCTAGACTACAAAAATACATAATCAG GATACTTTGGATGGTACCAATTTACGCTTCCAATGCG TGGCTCGGACTTGTTTATCCTGAGGGCAGCATATACGTAGATAGTCTACGAGAGTGTTACGAGGCATATGTAATATATAACTTCATGATGTACCTGTTGGCCTACCTCAATGAAGATCGTCAATTGGAGCACAGATTGGAAATATCGCCACAGGTTCATCACATGTTTCCTCTTTGTTGTTTACCCAAATGGGAAATGGGACGTGAATTTGTTCACATGTGTAAACATGGGATTCTGCAATACACAGTAGTTAGGCCTATATCGTCTTTGATATCATT tATATGCGCATTGAATGGCGTTTATGGTGAAGGCGAGTTTCGAGGGGATGTTGCCTTCCCTTACATGATAGCATTCAACAATCTGTCGCAATTTATAGCGATGTACTGTCTCGTATTGTTTTATCGTGCCAATGCTGAAGCCCTGCAACCAATGAAACCAATTGGAAAATTTCTATGCATCAAAGCCgtcgttttcttttccttctt TCAAGGCGTATTGATAGCATTGCTTGTCTATTGCGACGTTATTTCGAGCATCTTCGATACCGACAACACCAACGATATAAGGAACATATCGTCAAAGCTGCAAGATTTTTTGATCTGTATCGAAATGTTTTTGGCTGCTGTGGCTCATCACTACAGTTTCAGTTATAAACCATACGTTAATCTGGCTCAAAGCCAGGCATGGTGGGACGCTTTCAG AGCTATGTGGGACGTGTCGGACGTTCACAATGACATAAAGGAGCACTTAGAAGTGGTGGGTTCATCGTTGAGTCGAAGAATTCGTGGACGTGGTGCGTACCAACAAGCCTGGGGAAGCGCCAACGAAAGAACGTCCCTTCTGCCAGATTTGCCAGCCCCAGTAGTGACAACAGCGAGAAGCGCTCCGGCGAACGTGTTCGTCACCGGTCGAATGACGAATGGTGAAACATCCGGTTATGCCAGTAACGTCCTTGAATATTCACCAGGTCCAATGGACCAGAGTCCAGACCCCTTGGAAAATGGAAACCAAGTGATCACGTAG
- the LOC122407063 gene encoding zinc finger protein 37 homolog isoform X1 encodes MEVTGDEDAQAVLLEGMEGTQYITIQRADGEPLGKGVPLLTLNGELISEAMVTDMINAGVTSEYTGAAQYYEADDLLPHDMTEEDKKLAAALVAVQFQQHQKQQQLQNQSQHEDPSLTDVGHLTTLSSVNAYTIQSMEEPEQPTVYPILQFKRSQGVKQEFINVKSEYDIDVSADSSEDATAPNSGPKRLLPHKKRIPRKLKQQTKRNSSKRDAGKMTQEMLSLGSIPNEIHGFKCELCGNRFEGQLKFFEHLKTHYEPVKQETKIAQATNTHMTMSAPETVQELENTEIEEFSEPEDLMEGIRGVVEETGAHIDEESEIPLSDVNSQTLWSMTDVTVTVGQKQEELSTINEEDFQEKYETEIPGTAKKKKSHKTRKVPNDELACPQCDRSFHHKNSLVYHMRSHSGERPHQCEICGKSFFAASALKVHKRLHSGDKPYKCEDCGRHFRQWGDLKYHTMSIHSDQRQFQCEYCGKDFARKYSLIVHRRIHTGEKNYRCEYCNKTFRASSYLQNHRRIHTGEKPHPCTVCGKPFRVRSDMKRHMHTHMRGRSERPTATRIATTKSVSEDSDDKGCNARRIHDLVVGIVPPEANPESILPHEGGQNLEYTVGNNADGTADRDPLEAVDLFLHVTSIYVQKTFKQRLTYRITSPICRMKVKQNLYDYSGSARGKKVRANRI; translated from the exons ATGGAAGTCACAGGAGACGAAGATGCTCAAGCCGTCCTTCTCGAAGGTATGGAGGGTACCCAGTATATAACGATACAGAGAGCAGATGGAGAACCTCTTGGAAAAGGTGTCCCGCTCCTCACTCTCAATGGGGAACTCATATCCGAGGCAATGGTTACGGATATGATTAATGCTGGTGTCACATCTGAGTACACTGGAGCGGCCCAATATTACGAAGCTGATGATCTCCTACCTCATGACATGACAGAG gaagataaaaaattagcTGCTGCCTTAGTTGCTGTACAATTCCAACAACATCAAAAGCAGCAACAGCTGCAAAATCAATCACAGCATGAAGATCCCTCACTGACGGATGTTGGTCACTTGACTACACTTTCATCTGTGAACGCTTACACCATACAATCAATGGAGGAACCGGAGCAACCTACTGTTTATCCCATCCTACAGTTCAAACGTTCTCAGGGAGTCAAACAAGAatttataaacgtgaaaagcGAATACGACATTGACGTTTCTGCGGACAGCAGTGAAGATGCAACTGCACCAAATTCGGGACCCAAAAGACTGTTGCCTCACAAAAAACGCATTCCTCGAAAGCTCAAGCAGCAAACCAAGAGAAATTCATCGAAGCGTGATGCTGGCAAAATGACTCAGGAAATGTTGTCTCTCGGTAGCATACCCAATGAGATTCACGGATTCAAGTGTGAATTGTGCGGCAATCGATTTGAAGGGCAACTTAAGTTCTTTGAACATCTCAAG ACACATTACGAGCCTGTGAAACAGGAAACTAAAATAGCCCAAGCAACGAACACACATATGACTATGTCGGCGCCTGAAACTGTTCAGGAATTGGAAAATacagaaattgaagaatttagCGAACCTGAAGATCTTATGGAGGGAATCCGTGGTGTTG tggAAGAGACCGGAGCCCACATAGATGAGGAATCAGAAATTCCATTGTCTGATGTTAACAGTCAAACTCTATGGTCGATGACCGACGTCACTGTAACAGTGGGTCAAAAACAGGAAGAACTTTCGACCATTAATGAAGAAGACtttcaagaaaaatatgaGACTGAAATTCCAGGGActgcgaagaagaaaaaatcacacAAAACAAGAAAAGTTCCAA ACGATGAGTTGGCGTGTCCACAATGTGACAGATCGTTCCATCATAAAAACAGTTTGGTCTATCATATGCGATCACACAGCGGTGAGCGACCTCATCAATGCGAGATATGCGGCAAAAGTTTTTTTGCAGCCAGTGCATTAAAG GTTCACAAACGTTTGCATAGTGGTGATAAGCCTTACAAGTGTGAGGATTGTGGTCGTCATTTCCGTCAATGGGGTGATTTGAAATATCATACGATGAGCATTCACTCGGACCAGCGTCAATTTCAGTGTGAATATTGCGGTAAAGATTTTGCCCGCAAGTATTCGCTCATTGTTCATCGAAGAATACACACTGGAGAGAAGAATTATCGTTGCGAGTATTGCAATAAGACTTTCCGTGCCAGCAGCTATTTGCAAAATCATCGTCGTATTCACACCGGTGAAAAACCGCACCCTTGCACCGTTTGTGGTAAACCATTTCGCGTGCGCAGTGACATGAAACGTCACATGCACACACATATGCGCGGAAGAAGCGAAAGACCCACGGCCACGAGGATAGCAACGACCAAATCTGTGAGCGAGGACAGCGATGACAAAGGCTGTAATGCGAGGAGAATACACGACCTTGTGGTAGGAATTGTACCACCAGAGGCCAACCCTGAGAGCATTTTACCCCACGAAGGTGGACAAAACTTGGAGTACACCGTAGGGAATAATGCCGATGGAACCGCTGATCGAGATCCTCTCGAAGCCGTTGACC TATTTCTTCATGTAACTTCGATTTATGTACAGAAAACCTTCAAACAACGTTTGACGTATCGGATTACGTCGCCAATTTGCCGGATGaaagtaaaacaaaatttatacgaCTATAGTGGAAGtgcaagaggaaaaaaagtgagaGCGAACCGTATATAG
- the LOC122407063 gene encoding zinc finger protein 19-like isoform X2 codes for MEVTGDEDAQAVLLEGMEGTQYITIQRADGEPLGKGVPLLTLNGELISEAMVTDMINAGVTSEYTGAAQYYEADDLLPHDMTEEDKKLAAALVAVQFQQHQKQQQLQNQSQHEDPSLTDVGHLTTLSSVNAYTIQSMEEPEQPTVYPILQFKRSQGVKQEFINVKSEYDIDVSADSSEDATAPNSGPKRLLPHKKRIPRKLKQQTKRNSSKRDAGKMTQEMLSLGSIPNEIHGFKCELCGNRFEGQLKFFEHLKTHYEPVKQETKIAQATNTHMTMSAPETVQELENTEIEEFSEPEDLMEGIRGVVEETGAHIDEESEIPLSDVNSQTLWSMTDVTVTVGQKQEELSTINEEDFQEKYETEIPGTAKKKKSHKTRKVPNDELACPQCDRSFHHKNSLVYHMRSHSGERPHQCEICGKSFFAASALKVHKRLHSGDKPYKCEDCGRHFRQWGDLKYHTMSIHSDQRQFQCEYCGKDFARKYSLIVHRRIHTGEKNYRCEYCNKTFRASSYLQNHRRIHTGEKPHPCTVCGKPFRVRSDMKRHMHTHMRGRSERPTATRIATTKSVSEDSDDKGCNARRIHDLVVGIVPPEANPESILPHEGGQNLEYTVGNNADGTADRDPLEAVDRTSDTLISSCNFDLCTENLQTTFDVSDYVANLPDESKTKFIRL; via the exons ATGGAAGTCACAGGAGACGAAGATGCTCAAGCCGTCCTTCTCGAAGGTATGGAGGGTACCCAGTATATAACGATACAGAGAGCAGATGGAGAACCTCTTGGAAAAGGTGTCCCGCTCCTCACTCTCAATGGGGAACTCATATCCGAGGCAATGGTTACGGATATGATTAATGCTGGTGTCACATCTGAGTACACTGGAGCGGCCCAATATTACGAAGCTGATGATCTCCTACCTCATGACATGACAGAG gaagataaaaaattagcTGCTGCCTTAGTTGCTGTACAATTCCAACAACATCAAAAGCAGCAACAGCTGCAAAATCAATCACAGCATGAAGATCCCTCACTGACGGATGTTGGTCACTTGACTACACTTTCATCTGTGAACGCTTACACCATACAATCAATGGAGGAACCGGAGCAACCTACTGTTTATCCCATCCTACAGTTCAAACGTTCTCAGGGAGTCAAACAAGAatttataaacgtgaaaagcGAATACGACATTGACGTTTCTGCGGACAGCAGTGAAGATGCAACTGCACCAAATTCGGGACCCAAAAGACTGTTGCCTCACAAAAAACGCATTCCTCGAAAGCTCAAGCAGCAAACCAAGAGAAATTCATCGAAGCGTGATGCTGGCAAAATGACTCAGGAAATGTTGTCTCTCGGTAGCATACCCAATGAGATTCACGGATTCAAGTGTGAATTGTGCGGCAATCGATTTGAAGGGCAACTTAAGTTCTTTGAACATCTCAAG ACACATTACGAGCCTGTGAAACAGGAAACTAAAATAGCCCAAGCAACGAACACACATATGACTATGTCGGCGCCTGAAACTGTTCAGGAATTGGAAAATacagaaattgaagaatttagCGAACCTGAAGATCTTATGGAGGGAATCCGTGGTGTTG tggAAGAGACCGGAGCCCACATAGATGAGGAATCAGAAATTCCATTGTCTGATGTTAACAGTCAAACTCTATGGTCGATGACCGACGTCACTGTAACAGTGGGTCAAAAACAGGAAGAACTTTCGACCATTAATGAAGAAGACtttcaagaaaaatatgaGACTGAAATTCCAGGGActgcgaagaagaaaaaatcacacAAAACAAGAAAAGTTCCAA ACGATGAGTTGGCGTGTCCACAATGTGACAGATCGTTCCATCATAAAAACAGTTTGGTCTATCATATGCGATCACACAGCGGTGAGCGACCTCATCAATGCGAGATATGCGGCAAAAGTTTTTTTGCAGCCAGTGCATTAAAG GTTCACAAACGTTTGCATAGTGGTGATAAGCCTTACAAGTGTGAGGATTGTGGTCGTCATTTCCGTCAATGGGGTGATTTGAAATATCATACGATGAGCATTCACTCGGACCAGCGTCAATTTCAGTGTGAATATTGCGGTAAAGATTTTGCCCGCAAGTATTCGCTCATTGTTCATCGAAGAATACACACTGGAGAGAAGAATTATCGTTGCGAGTATTGCAATAAGACTTTCCGTGCCAGCAGCTATTTGCAAAATCATCGTCGTATTCACACCGGTGAAAAACCGCACCCTTGCACCGTTTGTGGTAAACCATTTCGCGTGCGCAGTGACATGAAACGTCACATGCACACACATATGCGCGGAAGAAGCGAAAGACCCACGGCCACGAGGATAGCAACGACCAAATCTGTGAGCGAGGACAGCGATGACAAAGGCTGTAATGCGAGGAGAATACACGACCTTGTGGTAGGAATTGTACCACCAGAGGCCAACCCTGAGAGCATTTTACCCCACGAAGGTGGACAAAACTTGGAGTACACCGTAGGGAATAATGCCGATGGAACCGCTGATCGAGATCCTCTCGAAGCCGTTGACCGTACGTCTGATACACT TATTTCTTCATGTAACTTCGATTTATGTACAGAAAACCTTCAAACAACGTTTGACGTATCGGATTACGTCGCCAATTTGCCGGATGaaagtaaaacaaaatttatacgaCTATAG
- the LOC122407063 gene encoding zinc finger protein 37 homolog isoform X3 has translation MEVTGDEDAQAVLLEGMEGTQYITIQRADGEPLGKGVPLLTLNGELISEAMVTDMINAGVTSEYTGAAQYYEADDLLPHDMTEEDKKLAAALVAVQFQQHQKQQQLQNQSQHEDPSLTDVGHLTTLSSVNAYTIQSMEEPEQPTVYPILQFKRSQGVKQEFINVKSEYDIDVSADSSEDATAPNSGPKRLLPHKKRIPRKLKQQTKRNSSKRDAGKMTQEMLSLGSIPNEIHGFKCELCGNRFEGQLKFFEHLKTHYEPVKQETKIAQATNTHMTMSAPETVQELENTEIEEFSEPEDLMEGIRGVVEETGAHIDEESEIPLSDVNSQTLWSMTDVTVTVGQKQEELSTINEEDFQEKYETEIPGTAKKKKSHKTRKVPNDELACPQCDRSFHHKNSLVYHMRSHSGERPHQCEICGKSFFAASALKVHKRLHSGDKPYKCEDCGRHFRQWGDLKYHTMSIHSDQRQFQCEYCGKDFARKYSLIVHRRIHTGEKNYRCEYCNKTFRASSYLQNHRRIHTGEKPHPCTVCGKPFRVRSDMKRHMHTHMRGRSERPTATRIATTKSVSEDSDDKGCNARRIHDLVVGIVPPEANPESILPHEGGQNLEYTVGNNADGTADRDPLEAVDHSISSCNFDLCTENLQTTFDVSDYVANLPDESKTKFIRL, from the exons ATGGAAGTCACAGGAGACGAAGATGCTCAAGCCGTCCTTCTCGAAGGTATGGAGGGTACCCAGTATATAACGATACAGAGAGCAGATGGAGAACCTCTTGGAAAAGGTGTCCCGCTCCTCACTCTCAATGGGGAACTCATATCCGAGGCAATGGTTACGGATATGATTAATGCTGGTGTCACATCTGAGTACACTGGAGCGGCCCAATATTACGAAGCTGATGATCTCCTACCTCATGACATGACAGAG gaagataaaaaattagcTGCTGCCTTAGTTGCTGTACAATTCCAACAACATCAAAAGCAGCAACAGCTGCAAAATCAATCACAGCATGAAGATCCCTCACTGACGGATGTTGGTCACTTGACTACACTTTCATCTGTGAACGCTTACACCATACAATCAATGGAGGAACCGGAGCAACCTACTGTTTATCCCATCCTACAGTTCAAACGTTCTCAGGGAGTCAAACAAGAatttataaacgtgaaaagcGAATACGACATTGACGTTTCTGCGGACAGCAGTGAAGATGCAACTGCACCAAATTCGGGACCCAAAAGACTGTTGCCTCACAAAAAACGCATTCCTCGAAAGCTCAAGCAGCAAACCAAGAGAAATTCATCGAAGCGTGATGCTGGCAAAATGACTCAGGAAATGTTGTCTCTCGGTAGCATACCCAATGAGATTCACGGATTCAAGTGTGAATTGTGCGGCAATCGATTTGAAGGGCAACTTAAGTTCTTTGAACATCTCAAG ACACATTACGAGCCTGTGAAACAGGAAACTAAAATAGCCCAAGCAACGAACACACATATGACTATGTCGGCGCCTGAAACTGTTCAGGAATTGGAAAATacagaaattgaagaatttagCGAACCTGAAGATCTTATGGAGGGAATCCGTGGTGTTG tggAAGAGACCGGAGCCCACATAGATGAGGAATCAGAAATTCCATTGTCTGATGTTAACAGTCAAACTCTATGGTCGATGACCGACGTCACTGTAACAGTGGGTCAAAAACAGGAAGAACTTTCGACCATTAATGAAGAAGACtttcaagaaaaatatgaGACTGAAATTCCAGGGActgcgaagaagaaaaaatcacacAAAACAAGAAAAGTTCCAA ACGATGAGTTGGCGTGTCCACAATGTGACAGATCGTTCCATCATAAAAACAGTTTGGTCTATCATATGCGATCACACAGCGGTGAGCGACCTCATCAATGCGAGATATGCGGCAAAAGTTTTTTTGCAGCCAGTGCATTAAAG GTTCACAAACGTTTGCATAGTGGTGATAAGCCTTACAAGTGTGAGGATTGTGGTCGTCATTTCCGTCAATGGGGTGATTTGAAATATCATACGATGAGCATTCACTCGGACCAGCGTCAATTTCAGTGTGAATATTGCGGTAAAGATTTTGCCCGCAAGTATTCGCTCATTGTTCATCGAAGAATACACACTGGAGAGAAGAATTATCGTTGCGAGTATTGCAATAAGACTTTCCGTGCCAGCAGCTATTTGCAAAATCATCGTCGTATTCACACCGGTGAAAAACCGCACCCTTGCACCGTTTGTGGTAAACCATTTCGCGTGCGCAGTGACATGAAACGTCACATGCACACACATATGCGCGGAAGAAGCGAAAGACCCACGGCCACGAGGATAGCAACGACCAAATCTGTGAGCGAGGACAGCGATGACAAAGGCTGTAATGCGAGGAGAATACACGACCTTGTGGTAGGAATTGTACCACCAGAGGCCAACCCTGAGAGCATTTTACCCCACGAAGGTGGACAAAACTTGGAGTACACCGTAGGGAATAATGCCGATGGAACCGCTGATCGAGATCCTCTCGAAGCCGTTGACC acagTATTTCTTCATGTAACTTCGATTTATGTACAGAAAACCTTCAAACAACGTTTGACGTATCGGATTACGTCGCCAATTTGCCGGATGaaagtaaaacaaaatttatacgaCTATAG
- the LOC122407063 gene encoding zinc finger protein 37 homolog isoform X4 translates to MEVTGDEDAQAVLLEGMEGTQYITIQRADGEPLGKGVPLLTLNGELISEAMVTDMINAGVTSEYTGAAQYYEADDLLPHDMTEEDKKLAAALVAVQFQQHQKQQQLQNQSQHEDPSLTDVGHLTTLSSVNAYTIQSMEEPEQPTVYPILQFKRSQGVKQEFINVKSEYDIDVSADSSEDATAPNSGPKRLLPHKKRIPRKLKQQTKRNSSKRDAGKMTQEMLSLGSIPNEIHGFKCELCGNRFEGQLKFFEHLKTHYEPVKQETKIAQATNTHMTMSAPETVQELENTEIEEFSEPEDLMEGIRGVVEETGAHIDEESEIPLSDVNSQTLWSMTDVTVTVGQKQEELSTINEEDFQEKYETEIPGTAKKKKSHKTRKVPNDELACPQCDRSFHHKNSLVYHMRSHSGERPHQCEICGKSFFAASALKVHKRLHSGDKPYKCEDCGRHFRQWGDLKYHTMSIHSDQRQFQCEYCGKDFARKYSLIVHRRIHTGEKNYRCEYCNKTFRASSYLQNHRRIHTGEKPHPCTVCGKPFRVRSDMKRHMHTHMRGRSERPTATRIATTKSVSEDSDDKGCNARRIHDLVVGIVPPEANPESILPHEGGQNLEYTVGNNADGTADRDPLEAVDRTSDTLQYFFM, encoded by the exons ATGGAAGTCACAGGAGACGAAGATGCTCAAGCCGTCCTTCTCGAAGGTATGGAGGGTACCCAGTATATAACGATACAGAGAGCAGATGGAGAACCTCTTGGAAAAGGTGTCCCGCTCCTCACTCTCAATGGGGAACTCATATCCGAGGCAATGGTTACGGATATGATTAATGCTGGTGTCACATCTGAGTACACTGGAGCGGCCCAATATTACGAAGCTGATGATCTCCTACCTCATGACATGACAGAG gaagataaaaaattagcTGCTGCCTTAGTTGCTGTACAATTCCAACAACATCAAAAGCAGCAACAGCTGCAAAATCAATCACAGCATGAAGATCCCTCACTGACGGATGTTGGTCACTTGACTACACTTTCATCTGTGAACGCTTACACCATACAATCAATGGAGGAACCGGAGCAACCTACTGTTTATCCCATCCTACAGTTCAAACGTTCTCAGGGAGTCAAACAAGAatttataaacgtgaaaagcGAATACGACATTGACGTTTCTGCGGACAGCAGTGAAGATGCAACTGCACCAAATTCGGGACCCAAAAGACTGTTGCCTCACAAAAAACGCATTCCTCGAAAGCTCAAGCAGCAAACCAAGAGAAATTCATCGAAGCGTGATGCTGGCAAAATGACTCAGGAAATGTTGTCTCTCGGTAGCATACCCAATGAGATTCACGGATTCAAGTGTGAATTGTGCGGCAATCGATTTGAAGGGCAACTTAAGTTCTTTGAACATCTCAAG ACACATTACGAGCCTGTGAAACAGGAAACTAAAATAGCCCAAGCAACGAACACACATATGACTATGTCGGCGCCTGAAACTGTTCAGGAATTGGAAAATacagaaattgaagaatttagCGAACCTGAAGATCTTATGGAGGGAATCCGTGGTGTTG tggAAGAGACCGGAGCCCACATAGATGAGGAATCAGAAATTCCATTGTCTGATGTTAACAGTCAAACTCTATGGTCGATGACCGACGTCACTGTAACAGTGGGTCAAAAACAGGAAGAACTTTCGACCATTAATGAAGAAGACtttcaagaaaaatatgaGACTGAAATTCCAGGGActgcgaagaagaaaaaatcacacAAAACAAGAAAAGTTCCAA ACGATGAGTTGGCGTGTCCACAATGTGACAGATCGTTCCATCATAAAAACAGTTTGGTCTATCATATGCGATCACACAGCGGTGAGCGACCTCATCAATGCGAGATATGCGGCAAAAGTTTTTTTGCAGCCAGTGCATTAAAG GTTCACAAACGTTTGCATAGTGGTGATAAGCCTTACAAGTGTGAGGATTGTGGTCGTCATTTCCGTCAATGGGGTGATTTGAAATATCATACGATGAGCATTCACTCGGACCAGCGTCAATTTCAGTGTGAATATTGCGGTAAAGATTTTGCCCGCAAGTATTCGCTCATTGTTCATCGAAGAATACACACTGGAGAGAAGAATTATCGTTGCGAGTATTGCAATAAGACTTTCCGTGCCAGCAGCTATTTGCAAAATCATCGTCGTATTCACACCGGTGAAAAACCGCACCCTTGCACCGTTTGTGGTAAACCATTTCGCGTGCGCAGTGACATGAAACGTCACATGCACACACATATGCGCGGAAGAAGCGAAAGACCCACGGCCACGAGGATAGCAACGACCAAATCTGTGAGCGAGGACAGCGATGACAAAGGCTGTAATGCGAGGAGAATACACGACCTTGTGGTAGGAATTGTACCACCAGAGGCCAACCCTGAGAGCATTTTACCCCACGAAGGTGGACAAAACTTGGAGTACACCGTAGGGAATAATGCCGATGGAACCGCTGATCGAGATCCTCTCGAAGCCGTTGACCGTACGTCTGATACACT acagTATTTCTTCATGTAA